In Streptomyces capitiformicae, one genomic interval encodes:
- a CDS encoding glycosyltransferase family 2 protein produces MTSTPTGARHHHDPSETTQLKVPSHRTGAFRKLKKALPRYDYEHYSRLAGPLTQPDPTKPYKVQYRSLISQEPHRIRVALMLAAAPLLSVVLLAWLLQPVHWTKRDYPTYDFLPTLDVVMLVSIGLIEFFRCMNVLSNAHATLVARDPIPVVPETGTRVAFLTSFVPGKEPLEMVTKTLEAAVKLRHRGLLHIWLLDEGDDAEVKAVCARLGVHHFSRKGIEKWNQPKGPHRAKTKHGNYNAWLDAHGDDYDFFASVDTDHIPLPNYLERMLGFFRDPNVGFVIGPQVYGNYDNFVTKAAESQQFLFHALIQRAGNRYGAPMFVGTSNAVRIKALKQIGGLYDSITEDMATGFEIHRHRNPATGKKWRSVYTPDVLAVGEGPSAWTDFFTQQMRWSRGTYETILKQYWKGWYSLPPTKLFNYTMMIIFYPMSALNWILAALSCALFLGLGASGVNIDPTVWLMLYGNASALQIGLYVWNRRHNVSPHEPEGSGGVAGMVMSALSAPLYAKALIDSALRRKSKFVVTPKGDSASPDRWFGTFRYHWYFIVIFGGSIAAGFVYGHSHPAMIIWATFAMLITALPIVAWRYMLRQDKKKAAAAAELQGSMVAPPQAAPAQHTQHAPPYAPHAPQAPHAPQHKPSWAASGSGGGGSDQTMQIALGGLGGRKE; encoded by the coding sequence ATGACGTCGACGCCGACGGGCGCCCGGCACCACCACGACCCGTCCGAGACGACACAGCTCAAGGTGCCGTCGCACCGGACCGGCGCCTTCCGGAAACTCAAGAAAGCCCTTCCCAGATACGACTACGAGCACTACAGCCGGCTCGCGGGGCCCCTCACGCAGCCCGACCCGACCAAGCCCTACAAGGTGCAGTACCGCTCCCTGATCTCCCAGGAGCCGCACCGCATCAGAGTCGCACTTATGCTGGCCGCCGCGCCGCTGCTCTCCGTCGTCCTGCTGGCCTGGCTGCTGCAACCGGTGCACTGGACCAAGCGCGACTATCCCACCTACGACTTCCTGCCGACCCTCGACGTCGTCATGCTGGTCTCGATCGGTCTGATCGAGTTCTTCCGCTGTATGAACGTGCTGTCGAACGCGCACGCCACGCTGGTCGCGCGCGACCCGATCCCGGTGGTGCCCGAGACCGGCACCAGAGTCGCCTTCCTCACCTCCTTCGTGCCCGGCAAGGAGCCGTTGGAGATGGTGACGAAGACCCTGGAGGCAGCGGTCAAACTCCGTCACCGCGGGCTCCTGCACATCTGGCTGCTGGACGAGGGCGACGACGCCGAGGTGAAGGCGGTCTGCGCGCGCCTGGGCGTGCACCACTTCTCCCGCAAGGGGATCGAGAAGTGGAACCAGCCCAAGGGCCCGCACCGCGCCAAGACCAAGCACGGCAACTACAACGCCTGGCTGGACGCCCACGGCGACGACTACGACTTCTTCGCCTCCGTGGACACCGACCACATCCCGCTGCCCAACTACCTGGAGCGGATGCTCGGGTTCTTCCGTGACCCGAACGTCGGCTTCGTCATCGGCCCGCAGGTGTACGGCAACTACGACAACTTCGTCACCAAGGCCGCCGAGTCCCAGCAGTTCCTCTTCCACGCCCTCATCCAGCGCGCGGGCAACCGCTACGGCGCCCCGATGTTCGTCGGTACGTCGAACGCCGTACGCATCAAGGCGCTCAAGCAGATCGGCGGTCTGTACGACTCGATCACCGAGGACATGGCGACCGGCTTCGAGATCCACCGCCACCGCAATCCCGCGACGGGGAAGAAGTGGCGGTCGGTCTACACGCCGGACGTGCTCGCCGTCGGTGAGGGTCCCAGCGCCTGGACGGACTTCTTCACGCAGCAGATGCGCTGGTCGCGCGGGACGTACGAGACGATCCTCAAGCAGTACTGGAAGGGCTGGTACTCGCTGCCGCCGACCAAGCTCTTCAACTACACGATGATGATCATCTTCTACCCGATGTCCGCCCTCAACTGGATTCTGGCGGCGCTGAGTTGTGCCCTGTTCCTGGGGCTCGGCGCCTCGGGGGTGAACATCGACCCGACCGTGTGGCTGATGCTCTACGGCAACGCCTCGGCGCTGCAGATCGGCCTGTACGTCTGGAACCGCCGGCACAACGTCTCCCCGCACGAGCCGGAGGGCTCCGGCGGCGTGGCCGGCATGGTGATGTCCGCGCTGTCCGCGCCGCTCTACGCGAAGGCGCTGATCGATTCGGCGCTGCGCCGCAAGAGCAAGTTCGTCGTGACGCCCAAGGGCGACTCGGCGAGCCCGGACAGGTGGTTCGGCACCTTCCGCTACCACTGGTATTTCATCGTCATCTTCGGTGGCTCGATCGCCGCCGGTTTCGTCTACGGCCACTCCCACCCGGCGATGATCATCTGGGCCACGTTCGCCATGCTGATCACCGCCCTCCCCATCGTCGCCTGGCGCTACATGCTGCGGCAGGACAAGAAGAAGGCCGCCGCCGCGGCCGAACTGCAAGGGTCCATGGTGGCGCCGCCTCAAGCGGCCCCCGCGCAGCACACGCAGCACGCGCCGCCGTACGCACCGCACGCCCCCCAGGCGCCGCACGCTCCCCAGCACAAGCCGAGCTGGGCCGCGTCCGGGTCGGGCGGCGGGGGTAGCGACCAGACCATGCAGATCGCCCTGGGCGGACTTGGGGGACGTAAGGAATGA
- a CDS encoding SPFH domain-containing protein, producing MEARMSTPEGVGPPARLIHNETTTEIPVHLLFRDDPAPLTPAVVGRRRGTGEQPRVRRRDPAEVKPRPPVDVDPDLVEHPARVLPGVTGVLAGVCGLAGCVLTSWWAGALPGLPALYAGYAGAGIGPAQWAAYAGAGTLTLFGFGGLTRCRTGRAWVLGLFGRYRGTVRRTGLLWLNPLLLRRRVDVRLRHWRSDPLPAVDANGVALRVVVLVAWRVRDTAKAVLGIEDHERYLHACVEAALSRVLSRLPADMAPGALVRDATLRNTEAVGEELTRLVVADAAPVGLEVFSAQPTRIEYAPEVAAVMQRRRIAALDAQHRDTVLTSVVDSVEDTVTRLTMRGLVELDDCERKALVKNLTVAAIGMDMHNWRS from the coding sequence ATGGAGGCACGTATGAGTACGCCCGAAGGGGTCGGGCCCCCCGCCCGGCTCATCCACAACGAGACGACGACCGAGATCCCCGTACATCTGCTGTTCCGGGACGACCCGGCCCCGCTCACCCCCGCTGTCGTCGGCCGCCGACGAGGCACCGGCGAGCAGCCACGAGTGCGGCGGCGGGACCCCGCTGAAGTGAAGCCGCGGCCCCCCGTCGACGTAGACCCCGACCTGGTCGAGCACCCCGCGCGGGTGCTCCCCGGTGTGACCGGAGTGCTCGCCGGGGTCTGCGGGCTGGCCGGATGTGTGCTCACCTCGTGGTGGGCCGGGGCGCTGCCGGGCCTGCCCGCCCTGTACGCGGGCTACGCGGGCGCCGGAATCGGCCCGGCACAGTGGGCCGCGTACGCCGGTGCCGGGACCCTGACGCTGTTCGGGTTCGGCGGCCTGACCCGGTGCAGGACCGGCCGGGCCTGGGTGCTCGGCCTGTTCGGACGGTACCGCGGAACCGTCCGCCGCACCGGCCTCCTCTGGCTCAACCCCCTCCTCCTGCGCCGCCGCGTCGACGTACGCCTGCGGCACTGGCGCAGCGACCCGCTTCCGGCCGTCGACGCGAACGGGGTCGCGCTGCGGGTCGTCGTACTCGTGGCCTGGCGGGTCAGGGACACGGCGAAGGCGGTGCTGGGCATCGAGGACCATGAGCGGTACCTGCACGCGTGCGTGGAGGCGGCGCTCTCCCGGGTGCTGTCACGGCTCCCCGCCGACATGGCGCCGGGCGCGCTGGTCAGGGACGCGACGCTGCGCAACACGGAGGCGGTCGGGGAGGAGCTGACCCGGCTGGTCGTGGCCGACGCTGCGCCGGTCGGCCTGGAGGTGTTCTCCGCCCAGCCGACCCGGATCGAGTACGCGCCCGAGGTGGCCGCCGTGATGCAGCGCCGCCGGATCGCCGCGCTCGACGCCCAGCACCGCGACACCGTCCTCACCTCGGTCGTCGACTCGGTCGAGGACACGGTCACCCGGCTGACCATGCGCGGCCTGGTCGAACTGGACGACTGCGAGCGCAAGGCCCTGGTGAAGAACCTGACGGTGGCTGCGATTGGTATGGACATGCACAACTGGCGCTCATAA
- a CDS encoding lytic polysaccharide monooxygenase auxiliary activity family 9 protein produces the protein MRIRTDPRTKTSTHERAKWYAVGVGLATTGALVLSSGAATGHGYTDLPVSRQKLCQNGTVTNCGDIQWEPQSVEGPKGFPGSGPADGQICSAGHSRFGRLNSPTKPGGGAWPTTKVTGGQNYTFRWQFTAMHATTDFKYYVTKPGWNQNHALARSDLNLTPFFTVPYNGQRPPATLSHTGRLPAGLSGHHVILAVWTVADTGNAFYACSDVTF, from the coding sequence ATGCGAATAAGGACCGACCCCCGCACGAAGACCAGCACCCATGAACGCGCCAAGTGGTACGCCGTCGGCGTAGGCCTCGCCACCACCGGCGCCCTCGTCCTCTCCAGCGGCGCAGCCACCGGCCACGGCTACACCGATTTGCCCGTCAGCCGGCAGAAGCTCTGCCAGAACGGCACCGTCACCAACTGCGGCGACATCCAGTGGGAGCCGCAGAGCGTCGAGGGCCCGAAGGGCTTCCCGGGCTCCGGCCCGGCCGACGGCCAGATCTGCTCGGCCGGACACAGCCGTTTCGGCCGGCTCAACTCACCCACCAAGCCGGGCGGCGGCGCCTGGCCCACCACCAAGGTGACGGGAGGTCAGAACTACACGTTCCGCTGGCAGTTCACCGCCATGCACGCCACCACCGACTTCAAGTACTACGTCACCAAGCCGGGCTGGAACCAGAACCACGCCCTGGCCCGCTCCGACCTCAACCTCACCCCGTTCTTCACCGTCCCGTACAACGGCCAGCGCCCGCCGGCCACCCTCTCCCACACAGGACGCCTGCCGGCCGGGCTCAGCGGCCATCACGTGATCCTCGCGGTGTGGACGGTCGCGGACACCGGCAACGCGTTCTACGCCTGCTCGGACGTCACCTTCTGA
- a CDS encoding DUF3592 domain-containing protein, whose product MDVFFYLIPTVIMAFIAFWAYRVLRRWLQIRSAWNSGLTAEGRCLKVFTTVSESMGEHSRVHTTIHHVYEFKTHDGRPIRFEEENGPMTTVEGDFVTVYYADGASVVATAHEPGRVKHAASGFGLLAFLGVAFAFCVGFMVTFHQFSTDTSFPTP is encoded by the coding sequence ATGGACGTTTTCTTCTACCTCATCCCCACGGTCATCATGGCCTTCATCGCCTTCTGGGCCTACCGCGTACTGCGCCGCTGGCTGCAGATCCGGAGCGCCTGGAACAGCGGGCTGACCGCCGAGGGGCGCTGCCTGAAGGTGTTCACGACGGTCAGCGAGAGCATGGGTGAACACAGCAGGGTGCACACCACGATCCACCACGTGTACGAGTTCAAGACGCACGACGGCCGCCCGATCCGCTTCGAGGAGGAGAACGGCCCGATGACCACGGTCGAGGGCGACTTCGTCACCGTCTACTACGCCGACGGCGCGAGCGTCGTGGCCACCGCCCACGAGCCCGGCCGAGTGAAGCACGCGGCGTCCGGCTTCGGCCTCCTGGCCTTTCTCGGGGTGGCCTTCGCGTTCTGCGTCGGCTTCATGGTCACCTTCCACCAATTCAGCACCGACACCTCGTTCCCGACGCCGTGA
- a CDS encoding long-chain-fatty-acid--CoA ligase, which translates to MESTESTRRTVAELVADRWGDHRPGLWFEDRVLTHHEIASQAAARAALLADLLPPGAEPHLGVLLDNTPEYPLWLSAAALAGAAVAGINPTRRGPELARDILHTECRVLVTERAHLPLLTGLELPAVRILVTDTPAYGDLLAPYAGAEPDPTRATPGDRLLLYFTSGSTGAPKAAICSQGRLAAAGRALVDRFGVRRDDVHYICMPMFHGNAVIADWAPALVAGAGVALRRRFSASGFLDDVRAYRATYFTYVGRAVQYILATESRPDDRDNPLRMGFGTEAGAVDAAAFEQRFGVRLVEGYGSSEGGAAIQRTPGTPPGAIGRAAPGDDLAVVDPETRKECPPAVLADDGRLLNGTEAIGELVNRGPNPFEGYWRNPEADAARRHDGWYWTGDLFYRDPDGFLYFAGRTDDRLRVDSENLAAAVIENILARYVGAEAVAVYAVPDPVAGDQVMATIAGTFDPDDFVEFLLAQPDLGTKMAPRFIRVVPSMPVTATNKIQRATLRREGFRCPDPVWWRPPGKWSYRRLSAVDLARLVIEYRARGREELLTR; encoded by the coding sequence ATGGAGTCCACGGAGTCCACGAGGCGTACGGTCGCGGAACTCGTAGCCGACCGGTGGGGCGACCACCGGCCCGGGCTGTGGTTCGAGGACCGGGTGCTGACCCATCACGAGATCGCGTCCCAAGCCGCCGCCCGCGCGGCGCTGCTGGCCGACCTGCTGCCACCGGGCGCCGAACCCCACCTCGGCGTCCTCCTCGACAACACCCCCGAATATCCCCTGTGGCTGAGCGCGGCCGCCCTCGCGGGCGCCGCCGTCGCCGGTATCAACCCCACCCGCCGGGGCCCCGAACTGGCCCGCGACATCCTGCACACGGAATGCCGGGTACTGGTCACGGAACGCGCCCACCTGCCGCTCCTCACCGGCCTCGAACTCCCCGCCGTACGCATCCTGGTGACGGACACCCCGGCATACGGCGACCTCCTCGCCCCGTACGCGGGTGCCGAGCCGGACCCCACCCGGGCCACCCCCGGCGACCGCCTCCTCCTCTACTTCACCTCCGGCTCCACCGGCGCCCCGAAGGCCGCGATCTGCTCCCAGGGGCGGCTCGCGGCGGCCGGCCGGGCGCTGGTGGACCGTTTCGGGGTACGGCGGGACGACGTGCACTACATCTGCATGCCGATGTTCCACGGCAACGCGGTGATCGCCGACTGGGCCCCCGCGCTGGTCGCCGGCGCCGGGGTCGCCCTGCGCCGCCGCTTCTCGGCCTCCGGGTTCCTGGACGACGTACGGGCGTACCGGGCGACGTACTTCACCTACGTCGGACGCGCCGTGCAGTACATCCTGGCCACCGAGTCCCGCCCCGACGACCGCGACAACCCCCTGCGCATGGGCTTCGGCACGGAGGCGGGGGCCGTGGACGCGGCGGCCTTCGAGCAGCGGTTCGGGGTGCGGCTGGTCGAGGGCTACGGGTCCTCCGAGGGTGGGGCCGCGATCCAGCGGACGCCCGGGACCCCGCCGGGCGCGATCGGACGGGCGGCACCCGGCGACGACCTCGCGGTGGTCGACCCCGAGACGAGGAAGGAGTGCCCACCGGCCGTGCTCGCCGACGACGGCCGTCTCCTCAACGGCACCGAAGCGATAGGGGAGTTGGTGAACCGCGGCCCCAACCCCTTCGAGGGCTACTGGCGCAACCCCGAGGCGGACGCGGCCCGCCGCCACGACGGCTGGTACTGGACGGGCGACCTCTTCTACCGCGACCCGGACGGCTTCCTGTACTTCGCCGGCCGCACCGACGACCGCCTGCGCGTCGACAGCGAGAACCTCGCCGCCGCCGTCATCGAGAACATCCTCGCCCGGTACGTGGGCGCCGAGGCCGTCGCCGTCTACGCGGTACCCGACCCGGTGGCCGGCGACCAGGTCATGGCGACGATCGCGGGCACCTTCGACCCGGACGACTTCGTCGAGTTCCTCCTCGCCCAGCCCGACCTGGGCACGAAGATGGCCCCCCGCTTCATACGGGTCGTGCCGTCCATGCCGGTCACCGCCACCAACAAGATCCAGCGCGCCACCCTGCGCCGCGAGGGCTTCCGCTGCCCGGACCCGGTGTGGTGGCGACCGCCCGGGAAGTGGTCGTACCGGCGGCTCTCGGCGGTGGACCTCGCGAGGCTGGTCATCGAGTACCGGGCGCGGGGCCGGGAGGAGCTGCTGACCAGATAG
- the ehuA gene encoding ectoine/hydroxyectoine ABC transporter ATP-binding protein EhuA, with amino-acid sequence MKEPDANTGGATSTGSTTDRAELIRFTDVTKRFGGTTILDRLCFSVDAGKHVTLIGPSGSGKTTILRLLMTLTKPDEGTITVGGQQLHPASEKQCREVRKNIGMVFQQFNLFPNMKVLRNLTEAPVNVLGLSKDEAEQRARELLDLVGLADKHDAYPTQLSGGQQQRVAIARALAMRPQVLLLDEVTSALDPELVAGVLDLLRDIARTTDITMLCVTHEMNFARDISDQVLMFDSGQVIESGSPEKIFGDPEHERTREFLGAVL; translated from the coding sequence ATGAAGGAACCCGACGCCAACACAGGCGGCGCCACTTCCACCGGCAGTACGACCGACCGTGCCGAGCTGATCCGCTTCACGGACGTGACCAAACGATTCGGCGGCACCACCATCCTCGACCGGCTCTGTTTCTCGGTCGACGCCGGCAAGCACGTCACGCTGATCGGCCCCTCCGGCTCCGGCAAGACCACGATCCTGCGGCTGCTGATGACCCTGACCAAGCCCGACGAGGGCACGATCACCGTCGGCGGGCAGCAGCTCCACCCGGCGAGCGAGAAGCAGTGCCGCGAGGTCCGCAAGAACATCGGGATGGTGTTCCAGCAGTTCAACCTGTTCCCGAACATGAAGGTGCTGCGCAACCTCACCGAGGCCCCGGTCAACGTGCTCGGTCTCAGCAAGGACGAGGCCGAGCAGCGGGCCCGCGAGCTGCTGGACCTGGTGGGTCTGGCCGATAAGCACGACGCCTACCCGACCCAGCTCTCCGGCGGTCAACAGCAGCGGGTGGCCATCGCCCGCGCCCTGGCGATGCGCCCACAGGTGCTCCTTCTCGACGAGGTGACGTCCGCGCTCGACCCGGAGCTGGTCGCGGGCGTGCTCGACCTGCTCAGGGACATCGCCCGCACCACCGACATCACGATGCTCTGTGTGACCCACGAGATGAACTTCGCCCGTGACATCTCGGACCAGGTTCTTATGTTCGATTCTGGCCAGGTCATCGAGTCGGGCAGCCCTGAAAAGATCTTCGGCGATCCCGAACACGAACGAACCCGGGAATTCCTCGGCGCGGTCCTCTGA